GGGAATAGTTCTTTTAGCTTCGCAACCGCTTGCTCCTGTGTGAATTTCACTTTTGTAAGATCTGCCTCGGAGTTCGTTGTAGTAACCGGCACTTGCGCGCTGATCTGTGTTACCGAAGTGTTGCTACTAACAGATTTAGAATCGGCTGCGGCCAAGCCTGGAGGTAATAATAACGCGAGTGCCACTGAAGTGATCAATACCGTTTTAGCTGTCTGATGAACAAAGTGAGTATTATTGCTTTTCAAAAGAATTCATCCTCCTCTAACACGTGATTCATAACATTATACAGATAATTTCTTATATTTTCCATATTTAATTAACGACAGGAAATTACAATGTTTATGTACAATATTCTATATAAGCTATAATGGTAGGCAGCTACAGCTTTAACTCATCTATGAAAGGGGGCCACCCACATCACTGACTGGAACCTTCAGCCGCTTATAGACGGCATAACTGGCCTACAAATCCGCAGTTGTCTGATCGTACAACGAGGAGAAGCAATACTGGAGCATTATCGCGAGCCTGTAATCGCAGAAGAACTTGGCAAAATTAACTCATGCACCAAAAGCGTGCTCGCCGCCCTAGTCAGCATAGCCATAGATAAACAAATAATTCCGCCACCTGATACACCTATTTCTCTATTTTCCCCTTTATTAAAAGAGGATCAAGATCCACGAAAAAGAGAGATCACTATCGGTCACTTATTAACAATGACAGCAGGCTTTAATTGGACGGAGTTTGGGGGGCAGAATTCCTTTCCGACCATGACCAGAACTGCAGACTGGATAAAGTTTGTGCTCGCGCAGCCGCTAGCTCATACGCCTGGAACCGTGATGACTTATAACTCCGGATGTTCTCAGCTCTTATCCGCGATTCTGCGCGATTGTTCTGGACAAGACGTTGCAGCATTTGCCGAAGATCAGCTATTTCAGCCGCTTGGCATCGAAAGCTATCGCTGGGACAGTGATCCGCAAGGTATACATATTGGTGGTTTTGGCCTTTATCTAAAGCCAGAGGATATGCTGAAATTCGGTCTTCTTTATTTGCAAGAGGGGCTCTGGAAGGATCAACAGCTCATTCTTTCAGACACGGTTCATAAAT
The window above is part of the Paenibacillus sp. FSL K6-0276 genome. Proteins encoded here:
- a CDS encoding serine hydrolase; this translates as MVQRGEAILEHYREPVIAEELGKINSCTKSVLAALVSIAIDKQIIPPPDTPISLFSPLLKEDQDPRKREITIGHLLTMTAGFNWTEFGGQNSFPTMTRTADWIKFVLAQPLAHTPGTVMTYNSGCSQLLSAILRDCSGQDVAAFAEDQLFQPLGIESYRWDSDPQGIHIGGFGLYLKPEDMLKFGLLYLQEGLWKDQQLILSDTVHKSTRPYVAATLPQKGFYGWHWWISHFNAGTEQQPNEIPYYFALGFMGQHIIVVPSCELVAVITADKYKKGSPANVFGRFIVPALLGQ